In Humidesulfovibrio mexicanus, a single genomic region encodes these proteins:
- the feoB gene encoding ferrous iron transport protein B has translation MSTTITIGLAGNPNCGKTTMFNAITGAHQHVGNWPGVTVEKKSGVIRQGETVLDIVDLPGTYSLTAYSEEEKAARNFLTDDKPDAVISVLNADALERNLYLTVQIMELGVPVVLALNMMDEVRKGGKDIDVGLLSTLLNCPAVETVAREGKGKHQLLDEAVRIAKGANGKAEPLRISYGMDLDPVLDEMEAIIEKAGLLAAKGPARWVGIKYLEADSSVIRQGREQDASTSARLESLVDKVAQHLKKTLKATPDGIIADYRYGFIAGITKQVVRYPEDRAKRIRLSDRMDKLLTHQLAGPVIMGVIIYLLYTVTFVLGEYPMGWLEDGFGWLSDTVTGAMADGLLRSLIVDGAIGGVGGVLGFVPLIMIMFFLLSALEDSGYVARMAYMLDRVFRVFGLHGISVLPFIISGGIAGGCAVPGVMAARTLKSPKEKLATLLVAPFMTCGAKVPVFLMLAAAFFPGEEAAIMSAVTFSAWAAALLVARLLRSTIVKGESTPFVMELPPYRMPTLRGLCIHTWERSWAYIRKAGTVILAISVILWAAMTFPALPEDQAAPFDERIAAIEAQAEAAKAAAPEAAAPEAAAPAAAASTTEVAEGEEPADPFAEAVAAVEAEKSEAELRNSLAGRAGVALEGISEAAGFNWRVNIALIGGFAAKEVVVSTLGTAYALGEVDAEDAAPLSEKIAADDSFSKAAAMALMAFVILYAPCFVTVVAMAKEVGWKWAGFSMVFNTVLAYAVAVVIYQAARLVA, from the coding sequence ATGTCAACGACAATCACCATCGGTCTTGCCGGCAACCCCAACTGCGGCAAGACCACAATGTTCAACGCCATCACCGGGGCCCACCAGCATGTGGGCAACTGGCCGGGCGTCACCGTGGAAAAGAAAAGCGGCGTCATCCGCCAGGGCGAAACCGTCCTTGACATTGTGGACCTGCCGGGGACTTACTCCCTCACGGCCTACTCCGAGGAGGAGAAGGCCGCGCGCAACTTTCTCACCGACGACAAGCCCGACGCGGTCATCAGCGTGCTGAACGCCGACGCCCTGGAGCGCAACCTGTACCTCACCGTGCAGATCATGGAGCTTGGGGTGCCGGTGGTGCTGGCCCTCAACATGATGGACGAGGTGCGCAAGGGCGGCAAAGACATCGACGTGGGCCTGCTTTCCACATTGCTGAACTGCCCCGCCGTGGAGACCGTGGCCCGCGAGGGCAAGGGCAAGCACCAGCTGCTGGACGAGGCGGTGCGCATCGCCAAGGGCGCCAACGGCAAGGCCGAGCCCCTGCGCATTTCCTACGGCATGGACCTGGATCCCGTGCTCGACGAGATGGAGGCCATCATCGAGAAGGCCGGGCTGCTGGCCGCCAAGGGCCCCGCCCGCTGGGTGGGCATCAAGTACCTGGAGGCCGACTCCTCGGTCATCCGCCAGGGGCGCGAACAGGACGCCAGCACCTCGGCCCGCCTGGAATCCCTGGTGGACAAGGTCGCGCAGCACCTCAAGAAAACCCTCAAGGCCACGCCGGACGGCATCATCGCCGACTACCGCTACGGGTTCATAGCGGGCATCACCAAACAGGTGGTGCGCTACCCCGAGGACCGCGCCAAGCGCATCCGCCTCTCCGACCGCATGGACAAGCTGCTCACCCACCAGCTGGCCGGACCGGTGATCATGGGCGTCATCATCTATCTGCTCTACACCGTCACCTTTGTGCTGGGCGAGTACCCCATGGGCTGGCTGGAAGACGGCTTCGGCTGGCTGAGCGACACGGTGACCGGCGCCATGGCCGACGGGCTGCTGCGCTCCCTCATCGTGGACGGCGCCATCGGCGGCGTGGGCGGCGTGCTCGGCTTTGTGCCGCTCATCATGATCATGTTCTTCCTGCTCTCCGCCCTGGAGGACTCCGGCTACGTGGCGCGCATGGCCTACATGCTCGACCGCGTGTTCCGGGTGTTCGGCCTGCACGGCATCAGCGTGCTGCCCTTCATCATCTCCGGCGGCATCGCCGGCGGTTGCGCCGTGCCCGGCGTCATGGCCGCCCGCACCCTGAAAAGCCCCAAGGAGAAGCTGGCCACTCTGCTGGTCGCTCCCTTCATGACCTGCGGCGCAAAAGTGCCCGTGTTCCTGATGCTCGCCGCGGCCTTCTTCCCCGGCGAAGAGGCCGCCATCATGAGCGCCGTGACCTTCAGCGCCTGGGCCGCAGCCCTGCTGGTGGCCAGGCTTCTGCGCTCCACCATAGTCAAGGGCGAAAGCACCCCCTTTGTCATGGAGCTTCCCCCGTACCGTATGCCCACCCTGCGCGGCCTGTGCATCCATACCTGGGAGCGCAGCTGGGCGTACATCCGCAAGGCCGGTACAGTCATCCTGGCCATCTCGGTGATCCTTTGGGCGGCCATGACCTTCCCTGCCCTGCCCGAGGACCAGGCCGCGCCCTTTGACGAGCGCATCGCCGCCATCGAGGCCCAGGCCGAGGCCGCCAAAGCCGCAGCCCCTGAAGCCGCAGCTCCCGAAGCCGCAGCTCCCGCCGCCGCGGCCTCCACGACCGAAGTCGCGGAAGGCGAAGAGCCCGCAGACCCCTTTGCCGAGGCCGTCGCCGCGGTGGAGGCCGAGAAGTCCGAGGCCGAGCTGCGCAACTCCCTCGCCGGACGCGCCGGCGTGGCCCTGGAGGGCATCAGCGAGGCGGCCGGATTCAACTGGCGCGTGAACATCGCCCTTATCGGCGGGTTCGCGGCCAAGGAAGTCGTGGTCTCCACCCTGGGCACCGCCTACGCCCTGGGCGAGGTGGACGCCGAGGACGCCGCCCCCCTGTCCGAGAAGATCGCGGCGGACGACAGCTTCTCCAAGGCCGCGGCCATGGCCCTCATGGCCTTTGTCATCCTCTATGCGCCCTGCTTCGTCACCGTGGTGGCCATGGCCAAGGAGGTCGGCTGGAAGTGGGCCGGTTTCTCCATGGTCTTCAACACCGTCCTGGCCTACGCCGTGGCCGTCGTCATCTACCAGGCCGCACGCCTCGTGGCCTGA
- a CDS encoding tetratricopeptide repeat protein yields MKTRFAVSLLCCAAVLAGCNAAMKGTSALRAGNYAEAIADFQAQAAADPANWQARELLGYAYLKSGDAARAIPELERALAQEPKASMCHVYLGWAYVKLDQQDKALAAWRAFNDPGKPLVAQEVGRLITLVEIEQSKKLARKALAAEGQRSLAAAKDNSYAVFNFAIAGSGQELVPLQKALTAMTISDLAQIKGISVVERARMQALLDELALGATGAVDPATAPRAGRMLGAERLVVGSMNDASGKLGLASSVASTRQGDVVGSFGLSEAKEKFFELQKQVLARIVEVNKIQLDPEQGRTLLRSYHTRSFEATVAYGQGLDALDKQDWLAAQEHFARAAKLDSSFMLARLARDHVPVGVTITIGQQSSGDVVGQRIEAASAAQGVLPTSTTHPVVTPATPTYTPPPVIRRHGC; encoded by the coding sequence ATGAAGACCCGTTTCGCCGTATCGCTGTTGTGTTGCGCGGCCGTGTTGGCCGGGTGCAACGCCGCCATGAAGGGCACCAGCGCCCTGCGCGCCGGAAACTACGCCGAGGCCATCGCCGACTTCCAGGCCCAGGCGGCCGCGGATCCCGCCAACTGGCAGGCACGCGAGCTGCTGGGCTACGCCTACCTCAAAAGCGGCGACGCCGCGCGCGCCATCCCCGAGCTGGAGCGCGCCCTGGCCCAGGAGCCCAAGGCCAGCATGTGCCACGTGTACCTGGGCTGGGCTTACGTGAAGCTTGACCAGCAGGACAAGGCGCTTGCGGCCTGGCGCGCCTTCAACGACCCCGGCAAGCCGCTGGTGGCGCAGGAGGTGGGCCGCCTCATCACCCTGGTGGAAATAGAGCAGAGCAAGAAGCTGGCCCGCAAGGCCCTGGCCGCGGAGGGCCAGCGGTCCCTTGCGGCCGCCAAGGACAACTCCTACGCCGTGTTCAACTTCGCCATAGCGGGCAGCGGGCAGGAACTGGTGCCCCTGCAGAAGGCGCTCACCGCCATGACCATCTCGGACCTGGCGCAGATCAAGGGCATAAGCGTGGTGGAGCGCGCGCGGATGCAGGCCCTGCTGGACGAGCTGGCCCTCGGCGCAACAGGCGCTGTGGATCCGGCCACTGCCCCCAGGGCGGGCCGGATGCTCGGCGCGGAACGGCTGGTGGTTGGCAGCATGAACGATGCTTCGGGCAAGCTGGGCTTGGCCAGCAGCGTGGCCTCCACCAGGCAGGGCGATGTGGTCGGCTCCTTCGGGCTGAGCGAGGCCAAGGAAAAGTTTTTCGAGCTGCAAAAGCAGGTTCTTGCGCGCATCGTCGAGGTGAACAAAATCCAGCTCGACCCGGAGCAGGGACGGACGCTGTTGCGCAGCTACCACACGCGGAGCTTCGAGGCCACCGTGGCCTACGGCCAAGGGCTCGACGCGCTGGACAAGCAGGACTGGCTTGCGGCCCAGGAGCATTTCGCCCGCGCGGCGAAGCTCGACTCCAGTTTCATGCTGGCGCGCCTGGCCAGGGACCATGTTCCCGTGGGCGTGACCATCACAATCGGCCAGCAGTCCTCGGGCGATGTGGTGGGCCAGCGCATCGAGGCCGCCAGCGCGGCCCAGGGCGTGCTGCCCACCAGCACCACGCACCCGGTGGTCACTCCGGCCACGCCCACCTACACGCCGCCGCCGGTGATCCGCAGGCACGGCTGCTAG
- a CDS encoding DUF4384 domain-containing protein: MNTRASIAAILAMALLLVSCKQPSPTLPVEPPKAQETTYTGALKRFGRLTREFRVGTLRVQTTQVQDETGSSQASGAEIPFDITKMIMSAINSIGGSIVFIPYDPIYIKNQAALNMTTLEGKVKPDVVLNGGITEFDRALESGSSGLDFGGQFGAGKNSPGVDFGKQDRDSVSSITIDLNVTDVETMVMVPRVQAVNTMRVFKAASDLDIGFSIFGATFGYKSSVKKIQGRHAAVRVLVDLSVLETLGKYLNLPYWKCVDQGAKPDPVVMENVREQFALADQQGRVRMIQNLLYVYGYRSLRSTGTLDAETGAAIQAVSAAYGFPAASLDEDFYENLFLNAPVLGEKSRVAGSGAVAAQATAGPALVSRAPAQSTQPGVPLSVQIKTDKAVYKQGEKIRITLSGNKDFYGKIVYVTADGQTVQLLPNGHRSLDFFKGGRSYTVPEDSDGFSLDVAPPYGAERIVLYASESRLPAVKTRSLGETGMLSVEGGAQALKGLSRGIKISEAKPAAPPVPTEAREAAPPMKPQQAPGASAEVVEQSVLITTKAK, encoded by the coding sequence ATGAACACCCGCGCCAGCATCGCGGCCATTTTGGCCATGGCATTGCTCCTGGTTTCGTGCAAACAGCCCTCGCCCACCCTCCCGGTGGAGCCGCCCAAGGCCCAGGAGACCACCTACACCGGTGCGCTCAAGCGCTTCGGCCGCCTGACGCGCGAGTTCCGCGTGGGCACCCTGCGCGTGCAGACCACCCAGGTGCAGGACGAGACCGGCTCCTCCCAGGCCAGCGGCGCGGAAATCCCCTTCGACATCACCAAGATGATCATGAGCGCCATCAACAGCATCGGCGGCAGCATCGTGTTCATCCCCTACGACCCCATCTACATCAAGAACCAGGCCGCGCTGAACATGACCACGCTGGAGGGCAAGGTGAAGCCCGACGTGGTGCTGAACGGCGGCATCACCGAGTTCGACCGGGCGCTGGAGTCCGGCAGCTCCGGGCTGGATTTCGGCGGCCAGTTCGGCGCGGGAAAGAACTCGCCGGGCGTGGATTTCGGCAAGCAGGACCGCGATTCCGTGTCCAGCATCACCATCGACCTGAACGTCACGGACGTTGAGACCATGGTCATGGTGCCGCGCGTGCAGGCCGTGAACACCATGCGCGTGTTCAAGGCCGCCAGCGACCTGGACATCGGCTTCTCCATCTTCGGGGCCACCTTCGGCTACAAGAGCAGCGTCAAGAAGATCCAGGGCCGCCACGCCGCCGTGCGCGTGCTGGTGGACCTCTCCGTGCTGGAGACCTTGGGCAAGTACCTGAACCTGCCCTATTGGAAGTGTGTGGACCAGGGCGCCAAGCCCGACCCCGTGGTGATGGAGAACGTCCGCGAACAGTTCGCCCTGGCCGACCAGCAGGGCCGCGTGCGCATGATCCAGAACCTGCTGTACGTGTACGGCTACCGCAGCCTGCGCAGCACCGGAACCCTCGATGCGGAGACCGGCGCGGCCATCCAGGCCGTGAGCGCGGCCTACGGTTTCCCGGCCGCCAGCCTGGACGAGGATTTTTATGAGAATCTGTTCCTGAACGCCCCCGTGCTGGGCGAGAAGAGCCGCGTGGCCGGAAGCGGGGCCGTCGCCGCCCAGGCTACGGCCGGACCGGCCCTGGTCAGCCGCGCCCCGGCCCAGTCCACCCAGCCCGGCGTGCCCCTCTCGGTGCAGATCAAGACCGACAAGGCCGTGTACAAGCAGGGCGAAAAGATCCGCATCACCCTTTCCGGCAACAAGGATTTCTACGGCAAGATCGTCTACGTCACCGCAGACGGCCAGACCGTGCAGCTTCTGCCCAACGGGCACCGCAGCCTGGACTTCTTCAAGGGCGGGCGCAGCTACACCGTGCCCGAGGACTCCGACGGCTTCTCCCTGGACGTGGCCCCGCCCTACGGCGCGGAGCGCATCGTCCTGTACGCCAGCGAGTCGCGCCTGCCAGCGGTCAAGACCCGCTCCCTGGGCGAAACCGGGATGCTCAGCGTCGAGGGCGGCGCGCAGGCCCTCAAGGGCTTGAGCCGAGGCATCAAGATCAGCGAGGCCAAGCCAGCGGCCCCGCCCGTGCCCACGGAGGCCAGGGAGGCCGCTCCGCCCATGAAGCCCCAGCAGGCCCCCGGCGCCTCCGCCGAGGTGGTGGAGCAGAGCGTGCTGATAACCACCAAGGCCAAGTAA
- a CDS encoding CsgG/HfaB family protein yields MRIRLRAQAMALALVLALCGLARAQAPTTLAVLPFENNAVTDAKMYEPLAQGLAAMLITDLKMAGTSLKVIERAQIAAILKEVALSQSGMVDAATAVQAGRLLGAQSIAFGAFMVLGDDVRMDARIINVETSECIMAASITGGKKDFMKLERQLAEKIAAALKVSLSQIPPAASGMDAALLYSRGLEALDKGDRAGAEKLFAETVAADPAYKRQVEGIMAALNQ; encoded by the coding sequence ATGCGCATCCGACTCCGCGCCCAGGCCATGGCCCTGGCTCTTGTCCTGGCCCTGTGCGGCCTGGCCCGCGCCCAGGCCCCCACCACCCTGGCCGTGCTGCCCTTCGAGAACAACGCCGTCACCGATGCGAAGATGTACGAGCCCCTCGCCCAGGGGCTGGCCGCCATGCTCATCACGGACCTCAAGATGGCCGGAACGAGCCTCAAGGTCATCGAGCGGGCGCAGATCGCCGCCATCCTGAAGGAGGTGGCCTTGAGCCAGAGCGGCATGGTGGACGCGGCCACGGCGGTGCAGGCCGGGCGGCTCCTGGGCGCGCAGAGCATCGCCTTCGGCGCGTTCATGGTCCTGGGCGACGACGTGCGCATGGACGCCCGCATCATCAACGTGGAGACCAGCGAGTGCATCATGGCCGCCTCCATCACCGGCGGCAAGAAGGACTTCATGAAGCTGGAGCGCCAGTTGGCGGAGAAGATCGCCGCCGCCCTCAAGGTGAGCCTGTCGCAGATTCCGCCCGCGGCCAGCGGCATGGACGCGGCGCTTCTGTACTCCCGCGGGCTGGAGGCCCTGGACAAGGGCGACCGCGCCGGGGCCGAGAAGCTCTTCGCCGAGACCGTGGCCGCCGACCCGGCCTACAAGCGGCAGGTGGAGGGCATCATGGCCGCGTTGAACCAGTAG
- a CDS encoding caspase family protein, whose protein sequence is MRIRPPLALVLAGVLTGLALLAAAPALADTQKRLALVIGNSAYESSPLKNPVNDATDMGSMLKNLGFEVISRLNANQKQMEDAIREFQGKLNKESMGLFFFAGHGMQVGGVNYLIPIGAKISQESDIKYESVDAGRVLDAMHNAGNPLNIVILDACRDNPFARSYRSSSKGLARMDAPTGTFIAYATAPGDTAADGEGRNGVFTKYMLEYMPTPNLEVDKVLKKVRVSVMRETSKRQVPWQSSSLTGDFFFRGGGETAGGAMDKAAAEEWARIEKERAEIAELKRQIERGQQQAQAAASRPAPDPAVSPAPAPARPAAQRQAKPPKLMLLVQEDCVNCPVKGMSMAENELLARLSALGYPLIDKAQLEAANQKGQVRLALSGDADAAKQLGAMFGARYVLVGKAAIQDAGEVMPGTNLRSIQTNIQLKIVSAQNGQVLGSTVQSAAAAHVSALNGAQKALAQASRATIDGYVAPTLTSLAMKDAAEGGQIRLFATGVGDMSAYASLLSALQKTSSVNEVATDRWNKQSGLLVLDVRYGGTGEDLAVAVDNTPLSGKRRIVVQDFAAGQVDVRIR, encoded by the coding sequence ATGCGCATCCGCCCACCTTTGGCCCTCGTCCTGGCTGGTGTCCTGACCGGCCTGGCCCTGCTGGCCGCCGCCCCGGCCCTGGCCGACACCCAGAAGCGCCTGGCGCTGGTCATCGGAAACTCCGCCTACGAGTCCTCGCCGCTGAAGAATCCGGTCAACGACGCCACGGACATGGGCTCCATGCTCAAGAATCTGGGCTTCGAGGTCATCTCGCGGCTGAACGCCAACCAGAAGCAGATGGAGGACGCCATCCGCGAGTTCCAGGGCAAGCTGAACAAGGAATCCATGGGACTCTTCTTCTTCGCCGGGCACGGAATGCAGGTGGGCGGCGTCAACTACCTCATCCCCATCGGGGCCAAGATCAGCCAGGAAAGCGACATCAAGTACGAGTCCGTGGATGCCGGGCGCGTGCTGGACGCCATGCACAACGCGGGCAACCCGCTCAATATCGTCATTTTGGACGCCTGCCGCGACAACCCCTTTGCCCGCAGCTACCGCTCGTCCTCCAAGGGGCTTGCGCGCATGGACGCGCCCACGGGCACCTTCATCGCCTACGCCACCGCCCCGGGCGACACCGCCGCCGACGGAGAGGGCAGGAACGGCGTGTTCACCAAGTACATGCTGGAGTACATGCCCACCCCGAATCTGGAGGTGGACAAGGTGCTCAAGAAGGTGCGCGTGTCCGTCATGCGCGAGACCAGCAAGCGGCAGGTGCCCTGGCAGTCCTCGTCCCTCACCGGTGATTTCTTTTTCAGGGGCGGGGGCGAGACCGCGGGCGGAGCCATGGACAAGGCCGCGGCCGAGGAATGGGCCAGGATAGAGAAGGAGCGCGCGGAGATCGCGGAGCTCAAGCGGCAGATAGAGCGCGGCCAGCAGCAGGCCCAGGCGGCGGCTTCCAGGCCCGCCCCGGACCCGGCGGTAAGCCCTGCCCCTGCCCCTGCCCGGCCCGCGGCCCAGCGACAAGCCAAGCCGCCCAAGCTCATGCTGCTGGTGCAGGAGGACTGCGTGAACTGTCCGGTAAAGGGCATGAGCATGGCCGAGAACGAGCTTTTGGCCCGGCTCTCCGCCCTGGGCTACCCGCTCATCGACAAGGCCCAGCTTGAGGCCGCCAACCAGAAGGGGCAGGTGCGGCTGGCCCTTTCCGGCGACGCCGACGCGGCCAAGCAGCTCGGGGCCATGTTCGGCGCGCGGTACGTGCTGGTGGGAAAGGCCGCCATACAGGATGCGGGCGAGGTTATGCCTGGAACCAACCTGCGCTCCATTCAAACCAACATCCAGCTCAAGATCGTCAGCGCCCAGAATGGGCAGGTGCTGGGCTCCACGGTGCAGAGCGCGGCCGCAGCGCACGTAAGCGCGCTCAACGGCGCGCAGAAGGCCCTGGCCCAGGCCTCCCGCGCGACCATAGACGGCTACGTGGCCCCCACGTTGACCAGCCTGGCCATGAAGGACGCGGCCGAGGGCGGGCAGATACGCCTCTTCGCCACCGGCGTGGGCGACATGTCGGCCTACGCGTCGCTTTTGTCCGCCCTGCAAAAGACCTCCAGCGTGAACGAGGTGGCCACGGACCGCTGGAACAAGCAGAGCGGCCTGCTGGTGCTGGACGTGCGCTACGGCGGCACGGGCGAGGACCTGGCCGTGGCCGTGGACAACACGCCCCTTTCCGGCAAGCGGCGCATCGTGGTGCAGGATTTTGCGGCCGGGCAGGTGGACGTGCGCATCCGGTAG
- a CDS encoding carbon-nitrogen hydrolase: MSRTPYTIALVQTACRDSAQENLQANLELAERAAGLGADVVCLQELFKGPYFCQQEDARLFDLAEPVPGPTTEAFGTLAKKTGAAMVVSLFEKRAIGLYHNTAAVIGREGNVLGVYRKMHIPDDPAFYEKFYFTPGDLGFLAVDTHVGRIGVCVCWDQWYPEAARLTALKGAEVIFYPTAIGWHPQEKAQLGQEQRDAWMLVQRGHAVANGCYIAAANRIGLERPLLDGNNAAGAGIEFWGTSFVAGPAGELVAQAPTDEETILLARVDPGRMEDVRRGWPFLRDRRTDAYQNIVKRFDD, from the coding sequence ATGAGCCGCACGCCCTACACCATCGCCCTTGTGCAGACCGCCTGCCGCGACAGCGCCCAGGAGAACCTCCAGGCCAACCTGGAGCTGGCCGAGCGCGCCGCAGGCCTCGGGGCCGATGTCGTCTGCCTGCAGGAGCTCTTCAAAGGCCCCTACTTCTGCCAGCAGGAGGATGCCCGCCTCTTTGATTTGGCCGAGCCGGTTCCCGGCCCCACCACAGAGGCCTTCGGCACGCTGGCGAAAAAGACCGGCGCGGCCATGGTGGTCTCGCTGTTCGAGAAGCGCGCCATCGGGCTCTACCACAACACGGCGGCGGTCATCGGCCGCGAGGGGAACGTGCTCGGCGTGTATCGCAAGATGCACATCCCCGACGACCCGGCGTTCTACGAGAAGTTCTACTTCACCCCCGGCGATCTGGGCTTTCTGGCCGTGGACACCCACGTGGGGCGCATCGGCGTGTGCGTGTGCTGGGACCAGTGGTACCCGGAGGCCGCGCGTTTGACCGCGCTGAAAGGGGCCGAGGTCATCTTTTACCCCACGGCCATCGGCTGGCACCCGCAGGAAAAGGCCCAGCTGGGCCAGGAGCAGCGCGACGCCTGGATGCTGGTGCAGCGCGGCCACGCCGTGGCCAACGGCTGCTACATCGCGGCGGCCAACCGCATCGGGCTGGAGCGCCCTTTGCTCGACGGCAACAACGCGGCGGGCGCGGGCATAGAGTTCTGGGGCACGAGCTTCGTGGCCGGCCCGGCGGGCGAGCTGGTGGCCCAGGCGCCCACGGACGAGGAGACCATCCTGCTGGCCCGGGTGGACCCCGGGCGCATGGAGGACGTGCGCCGGGGCTGGCCGTTTTTGCGCGACCGCCGCACCGACGCCTACCAGAACATCGTGAAGCGTTTCGACGACTAG
- a CDS encoding DUF3426 domain-containing protein — MIVACPNCQSKYNLPEEKIAPTGSKVRCARCKHVFTVMPPGKDFDKELGDLNAAEAAARPAPAAPAAPEAPATAPGKKLPWDDDEPAAPAAAGGKKLPWDDDEPAAGPADDDDLPGFSATAGKSPFDDEPVAPSTRTDVDDDGGSFSASLDAASGHEAKIGGEDDFLNSLGGASLDAPAKDAGAAKKKKLIILGVSLAVVAALVAALFVFKPWTKMNIPFLGSLSGEKQGEEKIDKVKDIALRNVRQYYIPNEKAGNVFVVEGKAVNNFATPKERIKVEITLFDEKGQVLASKQLLCGNTLSQFQLQVQSEEEINASLSSEVGILTSNTFLKTGMDTPFMAVFFKPPDAVKEFGVKVIDALDPK; from the coding sequence ATGATTGTCGCCTGTCCCAACTGCCAGAGCAAGTACAACCTCCCAGAGGAAAAGATCGCGCCCACCGGATCCAAGGTGCGCTGCGCGCGGTGCAAGCACGTGTTCACCGTCATGCCTCCGGGCAAGGATTTCGACAAGGAGCTTGGCGACCTGAACGCGGCCGAGGCCGCCGCCCGGCCCGCGCCCGCCGCGCCCGCCGCGCCCGAAGCCCCGGCCACGGCCCCTGGCAAGAAACTGCCCTGGGACGACGACGAGCCCGCGGCCCCTGCCGCTGCCGGAGGCAAGAAGCTGCCCTGGGACGATGACGAGCCCGCGGCTGGTCCGGCAGACGACGACGACCTGCCCGGCTTCTCCGCCACGGCGGGCAAGAGTCCCTTCGACGACGAGCCCGTCGCGCCTTCCACCAGGACCGATGTCGACGACGATGGCGGCAGCTTCAGCGCCAGCCTGGACGCGGCCTCCGGCCACGAGGCCAAGATCGGCGGCGAAGACGACTTCCTGAACTCCCTGGGCGGCGCCAGCCTGGACGCTCCCGCCAAGGACGCCGGGGCGGCGAAAAAGAAGAAGCTCATCATCCTGGGGGTCTCGCTTGCCGTGGTGGCCGCGCTGGTGGCCGCGCTCTTCGTGTTCAAGCCCTGGACCAAGATGAACATTCCTTTCCTGGGCTCCCTCTCCGGAGAGAAACAAGGCGAGGAGAAGATCGACAAGGTCAAGGACATTGCCCTCCGGAACGTTCGCCAGTACTACATCCCCAATGAAAAGGCGGGGAACGTCTTCGTGGTGGAAGGCAAGGCGGTGAACAACTTCGCCACCCCCAAGGAGCGCATCAAGGTCGAGATCACCCTGTTCGACGAAAAGGGGCAGGTGCTGGCCAGCAAGCAGCTTTTGTGCGGCAACACCCTTTCCCAGTTCCAGCTCCAGGTGCAAAGCGAGGAGGAGATCAACGCCAGCCTTTCCTCGGAGGTCGGCATCCTCACCAGCAACACCTTCCTCAAGACCGGCATGGACACACCCTTCATGGCCGTGTTCTTCAAGCCGCCAGACGCGGTCAAGGAGTTCGGCGTCAAGGTCATCGACGCGCTTGACCCCAAGTAG
- the hpt gene encoding hypoxanthine phosphoribosyltransferase yields MSHSMKTVIDSQSIQRRVAELGAEITAFYAGKPLVAVCVLKGAFLFFADLVRHIKNDALELDFVRMASYGSGTNRSRQTIFSKDMEVDVSGKHVLLVEDIVDTGHSARFLFDVLEKRGAESVRICAAVDKHERREIALTVDFAGFPLQKGFIVGYGMDYAEKYRELDAVYELVL; encoded by the coding sequence ATGTCCCACAGCATGAAGACCGTCATCGATTCGCAGTCCATCCAGCGGCGCGTGGCCGAACTGGGGGCGGAAATAACCGCGTTCTACGCGGGCAAGCCGCTGGTGGCCGTGTGCGTCCTCAAGGGCGCGTTCCTCTTCTTCGCCGACCTGGTGCGCCACATCAAGAACGACGCGCTGGAGCTCGACTTCGTGCGCATGGCCAGCTACGGCTCCGGTACAAACCGCAGCAGGCAGACCATCTTCAGCAAGGACATGGAGGTGGATGTCTCGGGCAAGCACGTGCTCCTTGTGGAGGACATCGTGGACACCGGGCATTCCGCGCGGTTTTTGTTCGACGTGCTGGAGAAGCGCGGGGCCGAAAGCGTGCGGATTTGCGCCGCCGTGGACAAGCACGAGCGCAGAGAGATCGCGCTCACGGTTGACTTTGCGGGCTTCCCCCTTCAAAAGGGGTTTATTGTGGGATACGGCATGGACTATGCGGAGAAATACCGCGAGTTGGACGCCGTGTACGAACTCGTCCTGTAA
- a CDS encoding N-acetyltransferase, with product MRLRKARITDVKGVHKLIMNTSADDGLVLPRSYNQLYSHLRDFFVIVDESREDEALGCCALSICWENLAEVRSLVVAREARGQGLGRKLVEACLSDAVTLGIYRVFALTNTPDFFRHMGFVEVSKDTLPQKVWSDCLNCPRFPDCDEIALHIEL from the coding sequence ATGCGGTTGCGCAAGGCGCGCATCACCGACGTCAAGGGCGTGCACAAGCTCATCATGAACACCAGCGCCGACGACGGGCTGGTGCTGCCGCGCTCGTACAACCAGCTCTACAGCCACCTGCGCGACTTTTTCGTCATCGTGGACGAGTCGCGCGAAGACGAGGCGCTGGGCTGCTGCGCCCTGTCCATCTGCTGGGAGAACCTGGCCGAGGTGCGCTCCCTTGTGGTGGCCCGCGAGGCGCGCGGCCAGGGCCTGGGCCGCAAGCTGGTGGAGGCCTGCCTGTCCGACGCGGTGACGCTGGGCATCTACCGCGTGTTCGCCCTGACCAACACGCCGGACTTCTTTCGTCACATGGGCTTCGTCGAGGTGTCCAAGGACACCCTGCCGCAGAAGGTGTGGAGCGATTGCCTGAACTGCCCGCGCTTCCCCGACTGCGACGAGATCGCGTTGCATATCGAACTGTAA